One region of Thiomonas intermedia genomic DNA includes:
- a CDS encoding DUF4118 domain-containing protein, whose amino-acid sequence MTDPDLRPSPDALLAQVQQDADQAQRGRLKLFFGASPGVGKTYAMLMAARRLRDEGVDVCVGLVETHGRAETARLLEGLEQIALREVRHGAHLLREFDPAAALARRPAVLLVDELAHSNAPGSRHPKRWQDVEELLDAGIDVYTTLNVQHLESVSDIVGGITGVQVRETLPDRIFERAGEVVLVDLPPDDLLQRLKDGKVYLPEQAARAVRNFFRKGNLLALRQLALRLTAEQVEGEMRDYRSTRVGGAVWDAAEALLVCAGPRDDIGLIRAAARLADALHARWHVITVETPTLQGAHDAQRDAVIALLQRARDLGAQTAMLAGPNAAEAALAYARTHNLNRVMLGRAPRWPWWRRVLGRSTTAVLARQAPELDLILITRDARAPRPALAGLHPVWPSAGALVRRYLPALLISGAITLLASPLRSYFDLSNTVMLFMLGVVAVALRFGRGPAALAAVVNVLAFDFFYVPPRFSFAVSDVQYVFTFSVMLGVGLLIGHLTSHLHVQARVAGQRERRTHDLYELSRELSGALTVDQVAEIGARVVQASFRCRATLLVLGLDERLLPAADVAAEALLPFDAELARWCLQRGAPAGQGTDTLPGAPLFYLPLKAPMRVRGVLVVDPGDTRLSTIPELRRLLETCATQIAIALERIHFVSVAQDTLLAMQAERLRNSLLSALSHDLRTPLTALVGMAEVLSTRLAGLAQANAGAPPESPSLAAGGLAVEAGAMHGQALSLLQQSRRLARMVDDLLDMARLQSGQVTLRQDWQSVEELVGSALRAVDAAALAQHPLHIDLPADFPLVRADAVLLERVLVNLLDNALKFTPPGTPLGVRARVHGAEVELTVWDRGPGLPPGREQAVFATFTRGDPESPIPGVGLGLAICRAIVEAHGGHIAAANAPEGGAAFSVRLPLHDMPPLDVAAELGTEPGADSAGAATGG is encoded by the coding sequence TTGACCGACCCCGACCTCCGCCCCTCCCCCGATGCGCTGCTGGCCCAGGTCCAGCAGGACGCCGATCAGGCGCAGCGCGGTCGGCTCAAGCTCTTTTTCGGCGCCTCGCCCGGCGTCGGCAAGACCTACGCCATGCTCATGGCCGCGCGCCGCCTGCGCGACGAGGGCGTGGACGTCTGCGTCGGCCTGGTCGAAACCCACGGCCGCGCCGAAACGGCCCGGTTGCTCGAAGGGCTGGAACAGATTGCGCTGCGCGAAGTGCGTCACGGCGCGCATCTGCTGCGCGAGTTCGATCCGGCCGCGGCGCTGGCGCGTCGCCCCGCCGTGCTGCTGGTCGACGAACTGGCGCACAGCAATGCCCCGGGCAGCCGCCACCCCAAACGCTGGCAGGACGTGGAGGAACTGCTGGACGCCGGCATCGACGTCTACACCACGCTGAACGTCCAGCACCTTGAGAGCGTGAGCGACATCGTCGGCGGCATCACCGGGGTGCAGGTGCGCGAGACGCTGCCCGACCGCATCTTCGAGCGGGCCGGCGAAGTGGTGCTGGTCGATCTGCCGCCCGACGACCTGCTGCAGCGCCTCAAGGACGGCAAGGTCTATCTCCCCGAACAGGCCGCGCGCGCCGTGCGCAACTTCTTTCGCAAGGGCAATCTGCTGGCGCTGCGCCAGCTCGCGCTGCGGCTCACCGCCGAGCAGGTCGAAGGCGAGATGCGCGACTACCGCAGCACCCGCGTGGGCGGCGCCGTGTGGGACGCCGCCGAGGCCCTGCTGGTGTGCGCGGGCCCGCGCGACGACATCGGCCTGATACGCGCCGCCGCCCGCCTGGCCGACGCGCTGCATGCGCGCTGGCACGTCATCACCGTGGAGACGCCCACGCTGCAGGGCGCGCACGACGCGCAGCGCGACGCGGTCATCGCCCTGCTGCAGCGCGCCCGCGACCTGGGCGCGCAGACCGCCATGCTCGCCGGCCCCAACGCCGCCGAGGCCGCGCTGGCCTATGCCCGAACCCACAACCTCAACCGCGTCATGCTCGGCCGCGCCCCGCGCTGGCCCTGGTGGCGCCGCGTGCTGGGGCGCTCGACCACGGCGGTGCTGGCGCGGCAGGCGCCCGAACTCGACCTCATCCTCATCACCCGCGACGCACGCGCGCCGCGCCCGGCCCTGGCCGGGCTGCACCCCGTTTGGCCCTCGGCCGGGGCGCTGGTGCGCCGCTACCTGCCCGCGCTGCTGATCTCCGGCGCCATCACCCTGCTGGCCAGCCCCTTGCGCAGCTATTTCGACCTGTCGAACACCGTCATGCTGTTCATGCTCGGCGTGGTTGCCGTGGCGCTGCGCTTTGGCCGCGGGCCCGCGGCGCTGGCGGCCGTGGTCAACGTGCTGGCCTTCGATTTCTTTTATGTGCCGCCGCGCTTTTCGTTCGCCGTGAGCGACGTGCAATACGTCTTCACCTTCAGCGTGATGCTGGGCGTGGGCCTGCTCATCGGTCACCTGACCTCGCACCTGCATGTCCAGGCCAGGGTTGCGGGCCAGCGCGAGCGCCGCACCCACGATCTCTACGAACTCTCGCGCGAGCTTTCGGGCGCGCTCACCGTCGATCAGGTGGCCGAGATCGGCGCCCGCGTGGTGCAGGCCAGCTTCCGCTGCCGCGCCACCCTGCTGGTGCTCGGCCTGGACGAACGCCTGCTGCCCGCGGCCGACGTTGCCGCCGAGGCCCTCCTGCCTTTCGACGCCGAGCTGGCGCGCTGGTGCCTGCAGCGCGGCGCGCCCGCCGGCCAGGGCACCGACACCCTGCCCGGCGCGCCGCTGTTCTACCTGCCGCTGAAGGCGCCGATGCGGGTGCGCGGCGTGCTCGTCGTCGATCCCGGCGACACCCGGCTGTCCACCATTCCCGAGCTGCGCCGCCTGCTGGAAACCTGCGCCACGCAGATTGCCATTGCGCTCGAACGCATCCACTTCGTCAGCGTGGCGCAGGACACCCTGCTGGCCATGCAGGCCGAGCGCCTGCGCAACTCGCTGCTGTCGGCGCTGTCGCACGATCTGCGCACCCCGCTGACCGCCCTGGTGGGCATGGCCGAGGTGCTGTCCACCCGGCTGGCGGGGCTGGCCCAGGCCAACGCCGGGGCGCCCCCGGAGTCCCCAAGCCTCGCGGCAGGCGGGTTGGCGGTTGAGGCGGGTGCGATGCACGGCCAGGCCCTCAGCCTGCTGCAGCAGTCGCGGCGGCTGGCCCGCATGGTGGACGATCTGCTCGACATGGCCCGCCTGCAGTCCGGCCAGGTCACGCTGCGGCAAGACTGGCAATCGGTCGAAGAGCTGGTGGGCAGCGCGCTGCGCGCCGTCGATGCGGCAGCGCTGGCGCAGCATCCGCTGCACATCGACCTGCCGGCCGACTTTCCGCTGGTGCGCGCCGACGCCGTGCTGCTCGAACGCGTGCTGGTCAACCTGCTCGACAACGCGCTGAAGTTCACCCCGCCCGGCACCCCTCTGGGCGTGCGCGCCCGCGTGCATGGAGCCGAGGTCGAGCTCACCGTCTGGGACCGCGGGCCGGGCCTGCCGCCGGGCCGCGAGCAGGCCGTGTTCGCGACCTTCACCCGCGGCGATCCCGAGTCGCCCATCCCGGGGGTGGGGCTGGGCCTGGCCATCTGCCGCGCCATCGTCGAGGCGCACGGCGGCCACATCGCGGCGGCCAACGCCCCCGAGGGCGGGGCGGCGTTCAGCGTGCGCCTGCCCCTGCACGACATGCCGCCCCTCGATGTCGCCGCCGAACTCGGCACCGAGCCGGGCGCCGACTCCGCAGGGGCAGCCACAGGAGGCTGA
- a CDS encoding OsmC family protein has product MDDKQPPSVTLTQIKDYQFDIHYAPDRPALLSDEPPPLGEGAGPSPAHLLLAAVGNCMSSSLYFALTKFKLDPKGLTTTASGEIGRNEAGRLRVLAIAVDIRMGAAAQGMERLDRVLMQFEQFCTVGESVRQGIPVTVSVFDGTGQKLK; this is encoded by the coding sequence ATGGACGACAAGCAGCCCCCCAGCGTCACCCTCACGCAGATCAAGGACTATCAGTTCGACATCCATTACGCGCCGGACCGGCCCGCGCTGCTGTCCGACGAGCCGCCGCCCCTGGGCGAAGGCGCGGGGCCGTCGCCCGCGCACCTCCTGCTCGCCGCCGTGGGCAACTGCATGAGTTCCAGCCTGTACTTCGCGCTGACCAAGTTCAAGCTCGACCCCAAGGGCCTGACCACCACCGCGTCGGGCGAGATCGGTCGCAACGAGGCCGGCCGCCTGCGCGTGCTGGCCATCGCCGTGGACATCCGCATGGGCGCCGCCGCCCAGGGCATGGAACGGCTCGACCGCGTGCTGATGCAGTTCGAGCAGTTCTGCACCGTGGGCGAGAGCGTGCGCCAGGGCATTCCGGTGACGGTTTCGGTGTTCGACGGCACCGGGCAGAAACTCAAATAA
- the kdpB gene encoding potassium-transporting ATPase subunit KdpB yields MTRKSRPLVDAALLRLALVDAFTKLDPRVQWRNPVMAVVYVGSLFTSALWVQALAGQGEAPAWFIGAVTLWLWFTVLFANLAEALAEGRARAQAASLRGMKKTVVAKKLSEPRQDAAWTQVPGESLRRGDVVLVEAGDLLPCDGEVIEGVAAVDESAITGESAPVIRESGGDFSAVTGGTKVLSDWIVVRCTADPGESFLDRMIGLVEGAKRRKTPNEIALTILLVALTLVFLLVTVTLLPFSVYAVQARHAGTSVTLTVLIALLVCLIPTTIGGLLSAIGVAGMGRMLLANVVATSGRAIEAAGDVDVLLLDKTGTITLGNRQASAFLPAPGVSVAELADAARLASLADETPEGRSIVTLARQDGTALEPAADPAASFVAFSAQTRMSGVDLPGRIIRKGAADALKRWVDERGSPWPEAVVRHVEAVARRGSTPLVVAERASGDEGAPARVLGVVELKDIVKSGIKERFAQLRRMGIRTVMITGDNRLTAAAIAAEAGVDDFLAEATPENKLALIRKTQAEGRLVAMTGDGTNDAPALAQADVAVAMHSGTQAAKEAGNMVDLDSNPTKLIEVVEIGKQMLMTRGALTTFSIANDIAKYFAILPAAFVTTYPQLGALNLMHLASPDSAILSAVIFNALIIVALIPLALKGVRYRALGAAVLLRRNLLIYGLGGIVAPFVGIKLIDMLLRLMGWV; encoded by the coding sequence ATGACCCGCAAATCCCGTCCTTTGGTCGATGCCGCCCTGCTGCGTCTGGCCCTGGTGGATGCGTTCACCAAGCTCGACCCCCGCGTGCAATGGCGCAACCCGGTGATGGCCGTGGTGTATGTGGGCAGCCTGTTCACCAGCGCGCTGTGGGTGCAGGCGCTGGCCGGGCAGGGCGAGGCCCCGGCCTGGTTCATCGGCGCGGTCACGCTGTGGCTGTGGTTCACGGTGCTGTTCGCCAACTTGGCCGAGGCCCTGGCCGAAGGGCGCGCCCGGGCGCAGGCGGCTTCGCTGCGCGGCATGAAAAAGACCGTGGTCGCCAAGAAGTTGTCCGAGCCACGCCAGGACGCCGCCTGGACGCAGGTGCCCGGCGAGAGCCTGCGCCGCGGCGACGTCGTGCTGGTGGAGGCCGGTGATCTGCTGCCTTGCGACGGCGAGGTGATCGAAGGCGTGGCGGCGGTGGACGAGAGCGCCATCACCGGCGAATCCGCCCCGGTGATCCGCGAGTCGGGCGGCGATTTCTCGGCGGTGACCGGCGGCACCAAGGTGCTGTCGGACTGGATCGTGGTGCGCTGCACGGCCGATCCGGGCGAGTCCTTCCTCGACCGCATGATCGGCCTGGTCGAAGGCGCCAAGCGGCGCAAGACGCCCAACGAGATCGCGCTGACCATTCTGCTGGTGGCCCTGACCCTGGTGTTCCTGCTGGTCACCGTCACGCTGCTGCCGTTCTCCGTCTATGCGGTGCAGGCCCGCCACGCCGGCACGTCGGTCACCCTCACGGTGCTGATCGCGCTGCTGGTCTGCCTCATCCCGACCACCATCGGCGGCCTGCTGTCGGCCATCGGCGTGGCCGGCATGGGGCGCATGTTGCTGGCCAATGTCGTGGCCACCTCGGGGCGCGCCATCGAAGCGGCGGGCGATGTCGACGTGCTGCTGCTCGACAAGACCGGCACCATCACCCTTGGCAACCGCCAGGCCAGCGCGTTCCTGCCCGCGCCCGGCGTGAGCGTGGCCGAACTGGCCGACGCCGCGCGCCTGGCCTCGCTGGCCGACGAGACGCCCGAAGGCCGCAGCATCGTGACCCTGGCGCGGCAGGATGGCACGGCCCTTGAACCCGCCGCCGATCCGGCCGCCAGCTTCGTCGCCTTCTCGGCCCAGACCCGCATGAGCGGGGTGGATCTGCCGGGCCGCATCATCCGCAAGGGCGCCGCCGACGCGCTCAAGCGCTGGGTCGACGAGCGCGGCAGCCCCTGGCCCGAGGCGGTCGTGCGCCATGTCGAGGCGGTGGCGCGGCGCGGCAGCACGCCGCTGGTCGTGGCCGAGCGCGCCTCCGGCGACGAGGGGGCGCCCGCCCGAGTGCTCGGCGTCGTGGAGCTCAAGGACATCGTCAAGAGCGGCATCAAGGAACGCTTCGCCCAGCTGCGTCGCATGGGCATCCGCACGGTGATGATCACTGGCGACAACCGGCTCACCGCGGCGGCCATCGCCGCCGAGGCCGGGGTGGACGATTTCCTCGCCGAGGCCACGCCGGAGAACAAGCTCGCCCTCATCCGCAAGACCCAGGCCGAGGGCCGTCTGGTGGCCATGACCGGCGACGGCACCAACGACGCCCCGGCGCTGGCCCAGGCCGACGTGGCCGTGGCCATGCACAGCGGCACGCAGGCCGCCAAGGAGGCCGGCAATATGGTGGATCTCGACTCCAACCCGACCAAGCTGATCGAGGTGGTCGAGATCGGCAAGCAGATGCTGATGACCCGCGGCGCGCTCACCACCTTCAGCATCGCCAACGACATCGCCAAATACTTCGCCATCCTTCCGGCGGCGTTCGTCACCACCTATCCGCAGCTCGGCGCGCTCAACCTCATGCATCTGGCCTCGCCGGATTCGGCCATCCTCTCGGCGGTGATCTTCAACGCGCTGATCATCGTCGCCCTCATTCCGCTGGCGCTCAAGGGCGTGCGCTACCGCGCCCTGGGCGCGGCCGTGCTGCTGCGCCGCAATCTGCTGATCTACGGCCTCGGCGGCATCGTCGCGCCCTTTGTCGGCATCAAGCTCATCGACATGCTGCTGCGCCTGATGGGCTGGGTCTGA
- the kdpA gene encoding potassium-transporting ATPase subunit KdpA, which produces MTPEFFALLAVLLLAVLGAARPLGRYFAWIMDGRPAWRPLARLETALLRLCGVDAAEMRWTRYAVALLVFSLLGTLLVYALQRLQGLLPLNPQQFGAVSPDSSFNTAISFVTNTNWQGYAGESTMSNLTQMLGLAVQNFVSAASGIAVAFALIRGFARHSAQGIGNFWVDLYRITMYGLLPLSLLLAVALVSQGVIQTFSANTPVATLQATPYTAPRLDAAGQPLRDAAGQAVQQTVTVTQQTLPMGPVASQEAIKELGTNGGGFFNANSAHPYENPNALSNFLEMIAVLLIPAALVYTFGLAVGDTRQGWALLAAMTLVFAVAVTGLAAAEQQGNPAIAALGVDQAHGALQSGGNMEGKETRFGIAASALFDAVTTTTSCGAVNAMIDSFTPLGGLVPMALIQLGEVVFGGVGTGLTGMLVFALVAVFVGGLMIGRTPEYVGKKVEAFDMKMVSIAVLLMPALVLLGTALAVVVPAGLAGLANPGTHGFSEIFYAFTSAANNNGSAFAGLSANTPFYNGWLGVAMLLGRFAVIVPTLALAGSLAAKKRIPASGGTLPTQGPLFISLLIGVLLLVGALNFFPAWGLGPIVEQLQLWK; this is translated from the coding sequence ATGACGCCCGAATTCTTCGCCCTGCTGGCGGTTCTGCTTCTGGCGGTGCTCGGCGCGGCGCGGCCCCTGGGGCGTTACTTCGCCTGGATCATGGACGGCCGCCCCGCCTGGCGGCCGCTGGCCCGGCTGGAGACGGCGCTGTTGCGGCTGTGCGGCGTCGATGCCGCCGAGATGCGCTGGACACGCTATGCCGTGGCCTTGCTGGTGTTCAGCCTGCTGGGCACGCTGCTGGTGTACGCGCTGCAGCGTCTGCAAGGGCTGCTGCCGCTCAATCCGCAGCAGTTCGGCGCGGTCAGCCCCGACTCCAGCTTCAACACCGCCATCAGCTTTGTCACCAACACCAACTGGCAGGGCTATGCGGGCGAATCCACGATGAGCAACCTCACGCAGATGCTGGGGCTGGCGGTGCAGAACTTCGTCTCGGCGGCTTCGGGCATCGCCGTGGCCTTCGCCCTGATCCGCGGATTCGCGCGGCACAGCGCGCAGGGGATCGGCAACTTCTGGGTCGATCTCTACCGCATCACGATGTACGGCCTGCTGCCGCTGTCGCTGCTGCTGGCGGTGGCGCTGGTCAGCCAGGGCGTCATCCAGACCTTCTCGGCCAACACCCCGGTCGCCACGCTGCAGGCCACCCCCTACACCGCGCCCAGGCTGGACGCCGCGGGCCAGCCGCTGCGCGATGCCGCCGGGCAGGCGGTGCAGCAGACCGTGACCGTCACCCAGCAGACCCTGCCCATGGGCCCGGTGGCGTCGCAGGAGGCGATCAAGGAGCTGGGCACCAATGGCGGCGGCTTCTTCAACGCCAATTCCGCCCACCCGTATGAAAACCCGAACGCGCTGAGCAACTTCCTCGAGATGATCGCGGTGCTGCTGATTCCCGCCGCGCTGGTCTACACCTTCGGTCTGGCCGTGGGCGACACCCGCCAGGGCTGGGCCCTGCTGGCCGCGATGACGCTGGTGTTCGCGGTGGCCGTCACCGGCCTGGCCGCGGCCGAACAGCAGGGCAACCCCGCCATCGCCGCGCTCGGCGTCGATCAGGCGCACGGCGCGCTGCAGTCCGGCGGCAATATGGAAGGCAAGGAGACGCGCTTCGGCATCGCCGCCTCGGCCCTGTTCGATGCCGTGACCACCACCACCTCCTGCGGCGCGGTGAATGCCATGATCGACTCGTTCACGCCGCTGGGCGGGCTGGTGCCGATGGCGCTCATCCAGCTCGGCGAAGTGGTGTTCGGCGGCGTCGGCACGGGGCTGACGGGCATGCTGGTCTTCGCGCTGGTGGCGGTGTTCGTCGGCGGGCTGATGATCGGCCGCACACCCGAATACGTCGGCAAGAAGGTCGAGGCCTTCGACATGAAGATGGTGTCCATCGCCGTGCTGCTCATGCCCGCGCTGGTGCTGCTCGGCACGGCGCTGGCCGTCGTGGTGCCGGCCGGACTGGCGGGCCTGGCCAACCCGGGCACACACGGCTTCTCCGAAATTTTCTACGCCTTCACCTCGGCCGCGAACAACAACGGCAGCGCCTTTGCCGGGCTGTCGGCGAACACGCCGTTCTACAACGGCTGGCTCGGCGTGGCGATGTTGCTGGGCCGCTTCGCCGTCATCGTGCCCACCCTGGCGCTGGCCGGTTCGCTGGCGGCGAAAAAGCGCATTCCCGCCAGCGGCGGCACCCTGCCCACGCAGGGGCCGCTGTTCATCAGCCTGCTCATCGGCGTGCTGCTGCTGGTGGGCGCGCTGAACTTCTTCCCGGCCTGGGGCCTGGGCCCCATCGTCGAGCAGTTGCAGCTCTGGAAGTGA
- the kdpC gene encoding potassium-transporting ATPase subunit KdpC: MKSLLRPALSLLILLTLVTGLLYPLAVTGLAQLFFPWQANGSVLTRDGHAVGSALIGQNFTAPCDFWGRPSATATYPYNGLASGGSNLGPTNPALLDAVKARIAALRAADPGNTAPVPVDLVTASASGLDPDISLAAARYQAPRVARARHLPLARVQALIDAQARHRWLGLFGAPRVNVLELNLALDGTAPPRVE; encoded by the coding sequence ATGAAATCTCTCCTGCGCCCCGCACTCAGCCTGCTGATCCTGCTCACCCTGGTCACCGGCCTGCTCTATCCGCTGGCCGTCACCGGCCTGGCCCAGCTCTTCTTTCCCTGGCAGGCCAACGGCTCGGTGCTGACGCGGGACGGCCATGCCGTCGGCTCGGCGCTGATCGGGCAGAACTTCACCGCCCCGTGTGACTTCTGGGGCCGCCCCTCGGCCACGGCGACCTACCCCTACAACGGTCTGGCGTCCGGCGGCTCCAACCTCGGTCCGACCAACCCGGCGCTGCTCGACGCGGTGAAGGCCCGCATCGCCGCGCTGCGCGCCGCCGATCCGGGCAACACCGCGCCGGTGCCGGTCGATCTGGTCACCGCGTCGGCCAGCGGACTCGACCCCGACATCTCGCTGGCCGCGGCCCGCTACCAGGCGCCCCGCGTGGCGCGGGCGCGGCATCTGCCGCTGGCCCGGGTGCAGGCCCTGATCGACGCGCAGGCGCGCCACCGCTGGCTCGGTCTGTTTGGCGCGCCGCGGGTGAATGTGCTGGAATTGAACCTGGCCCTCGACGGCACCGCGCCGCCACGCGTCGAGTGA
- the kdpF gene encoding K(+)-transporting ATPase subunit F, with product MSPFIWIGAVAALALLIYLLVALFRAEDF from the coding sequence GTGAGTCCATTCATCTGGATCGGCGCGGTCGCCGCGCTGGCGCTCCTGATTTACCTGCTGGTGGCGCTGTTTCGCGCGGAGGACTTCTGA
- a CDS encoding response regulator → MTTPASLILVIEDEAEIRHVVRAALEAEGWRVCEADSMARGLIDAASRKPDLVILDLGLPDGDGLDFIRQFRGWSGAPLLVLSARSAEAVKVSALDQGADDFLGKPFGVAELLARVRAALRRPPVSDAAPAAPLRFGRVELDRVRRLVRRDGEDLRLTAVEYRLLCALASRPGQVLTHRQLLREVWGPGAVEHGHYLRIYMGRLRHKLEDDPARPQHLITELGVGYRFMAD, encoded by the coding sequence ATGACCACACCCGCCAGCCTCATTCTGGTGATCGAAGACGAGGCGGAGATCCGCCATGTCGTGCGCGCGGCGCTCGAAGCCGAGGGCTGGCGCGTGTGCGAGGCCGACAGCATGGCGCGCGGACTGATCGACGCCGCCTCGCGCAAGCCCGACCTCGTCATCCTCGATCTGGGCCTGCCCGACGGCGACGGGCTCGATTTCATCCGCCAGTTCCGCGGCTGGAGCGGGGCGCCGCTGCTCGTGCTCTCGGCCCGTTCGGCCGAGGCCGTCAAGGTCAGCGCCCTCGACCAGGGCGCCGACGACTTTCTCGGCAAGCCCTTCGGCGTGGCCGAACTGCTGGCGCGGGTGCGCGCCGCGCTGCGCCGCCCGCCCGTGAGCGACGCCGCGCCCGCGGCGCCGCTGCGCTTCGGCCGCGTCGAACTCGACCGCGTGCGCCGCCTCGTGCGGCGTGACGGCGAAGACCTGCGCCTCACCGCCGTCGAATACCGCCTGCTCTGCGCCCTGGCCAGCCGCCCCGGCCAGGTGCTCACCCACCGGCAACTGTTGCGCGAAGTCTGGGGCCCCGGCGCCGTGGAGCACGGCCACTACCTGCGCATCTACATGGGCCGCCTGCGCCACAAACTCGAAGACGACCCCGCCCGCCCGCAACACCTGATCACCGAGCTGGGCGTGGGTTATCGCTTCATGGCGGATTGA
- the cydD gene encoding thiol reductant ABC exporter subunit CydD: MATPEELWLKARKKDIRPALNRAVGLGLFAGWLIIVQAWLLARVVSGVIIEHQTLGALWGYLAAMLPIFALRFVLMRASENVAFEAAAQVRRDLRERLYGHLQALGPLWLTRQSSGELANSVVSGIDALEAYYARYLPNMSLTALVPLSILVFVLPQDWISGLVLLGTAPLIPIFMMLIGKGTESLNQQQWQLLARMSARFLDSLQGLTTLKLFGVSRNEAEVVAALTEDYRIGTMKVLRMAFLSSVVLEFLSTLSIAMVAVFIGFRLFYGEMAFFNGFFVLLLAPEFYLPLRNMGTYYHARMEAIGAAQNLLRLLDTPVPPHARATGGTRCLDGDAVQIRFDAVTVRHADDLPPALDGVSFATPPRGLTALVGASGAGKSTALHALMALVQPQAGQILVNDVPLDTLDLADWLRQVAWVPQRPHVFEGTVRDNIALGQPQTPQDAVERAARAAQAHDFIAALPQGYDTPLGERGLGLSGGQVQRLALARALLKPARLVLLDEATAQLDATTQAAVSEAILALARERCVLLAAHRLSTVLRADHVVVLDAGRVVEQGAPAALLARGGAFAALVCAHEPAAAEAV, encoded by the coding sequence TTGGCAACTCCCGAAGAACTCTGGCTGAAGGCCCGCAAGAAGGACATCCGCCCCGCGCTGAACCGCGCCGTGGGGCTGGGGCTGTTCGCGGGCTGGCTGATCATCGTGCAGGCCTGGCTGCTGGCGCGGGTGGTCTCGGGGGTCATCATCGAACACCAGACTCTGGGAGCGTTGTGGGGCTATCTGGCGGCGATGCTGCCCATCTTCGCGCTGCGCTTCGTGCTGATGCGCGCCTCGGAGAACGTGGCCTTCGAGGCGGCGGCGCAAGTGCGCCGCGATCTGCGCGAGCGTCTATACGGCCATCTGCAGGCGCTGGGTCCGCTGTGGCTGACGCGCCAGTCGAGCGGCGAACTCGCCAACTCCGTGGTGAGCGGCATCGACGCGCTGGAGGCGTATTACGCCCGCTACCTGCCCAATATGTCGCTGACGGCGCTGGTGCCGCTGTCCATCCTCGTGTTCGTGCTGCCGCAGGACTGGATCAGCGGCCTGGTGCTGCTGGGCACGGCGCCGCTGATCCCGATCTTCATGATGCTGATCGGCAAGGGCACGGAGTCGCTCAATCAGCAGCAGTGGCAATTGCTGGCCCGCATGAGTGCGCGCTTTCTCGATTCGCTGCAGGGGCTGACCACGCTCAAGCTGTTTGGCGTGAGCCGCAACGAGGCCGAGGTCGTTGCCGCGCTGACCGAGGACTATCGCATCGGCACGATGAAGGTGCTGCGGATGGCGTTCCTGTCGTCGGTGGTGCTGGAGTTTCTCTCGACCCTGAGCATCGCCATGGTGGCGGTGTTCATCGGCTTTCGGCTGTTCTACGGCGAGATGGCGTTCTTCAACGGCTTTTTCGTGCTGCTGCTCGCCCCGGAGTTCTACCTGCCGCTGCGCAATATGGGCACCTACTACCACGCCCGCATGGAGGCCATCGGCGCGGCGCAGAACCTGCTGCGCCTGCTCGACACCCCGGTGCCGCCGCACGCCCGCGCCACCGGCGGCACGCGGTGCCTCGACGGCGACGCGGTGCAGATCCGGTTCGATGCGGTGACCGTGCGCCACGCCGACGACCTGCCGCCGGCCCTGGACGGCGTGAGCTTCGCCACCCCGCCGCGCGGTCTCACCGCGCTGGTCGGCGCCAGCGGCGCGGGCAAGAGCACCGCGCTGCACGCGCTGATGGCCCTGGTGCAGCCGCAGGCCGGGCAGATTCTGGTCAACGACGTCCCGCTGGACACGCTGGATCTGGCCGACTGGCTGCGGCAGGTGGCCTGGGTGCCGCAGCGGCCGCATGTATTTGAAGGCACGGTGCGCGACAACATCGCCCTCGGCCAGCCGCAGACGCCGCAAGACGCGGTGGAGCGTGCCGCGCGCGCGGCCCAGGCGCATGACTTCATCGCCGCCTTGCCGCAGGGCTACGACACGCCGCTGGGCGAACGCGGCCTCGGGCTGTCGGGCGGGCAGGTGCAGCGATTGGCGCTGGCGCGGGCGCTGCTCAAACCCGCCAGGCTGGTGCTGCTCGACGAAGCCACCGCGCAGCTCGACGCCACCACCCAGGCCGCGGTGAGCGAGGCCATTCTGGCGCTGGCGCGCGAGCGCTGCGTGCTCCTGGCCGCGCACCGGCTGAGCACGGTGCTGCGCGCCGACCACGTCGTCGTGCTCGACGCCGGACGGGTGGTGGAACAGGGCGCCCCCGCCGCGCTGCTGGCCCGCGGCGGCGCCTTCGCGGCACTGGTGTGCGCGCACGAACCTGCAGCCGCCGAAGCGGTGTGA